ATGTGACGCACGATCAGGTGGAAGCGATGACGCTTGCCCAGCGGGTGATGGTGATGAACAAAGGCATTGCCGAGCAGATTGGCACCCCGGTTGAGGTCTATGAAAAGCCTGCCAGCCGCTTCGTGGCGAGCTTTATCGGCAGCCCGGCGATGAACCTGCTCGACGGGCGCGTGAGTGTGTCCGGCACCCATTTCGAACTCGACAGCGGCATGGCGCTGCCGTTGAACTGGCTGTATCGCGGCTACGCCGGGCGCCGCATGACGCTGGGTATCCGTCCGGAACATATTGCGCTAAGCTCGCAGGCCGAAGGTGGCGTACCGCTGGTGATGGATACGCTGGAAATTTTGGGTGCAGATAACCTCGCGCACGGTCGCTGGGGGGAGCATAAAATGGTGGTGCGTTTACCGCATCAGCACCGCCCGACGGCAGGCACCACGCTGTGGCTGCATCTGCCGGAAAATCATCTGCACCTGTTCGATGGTGAAACAGGACAACGAGTATGAGCAACTGGCCTTATCCCCGCATCGTCGCCCACCGTGGCGGCGGTAAACGTGCCCCGGAAAACACCCTCGCGGCGATTGACGTGGGTGCGCGCTACGGCCACACGATGATCGAGTTTGACGCCAAGCTGTCAAAAGACGGGCAGATTTTCCTGCTGCATGACGACAATCTCGAGCGTACCAGCAACGGCTGGGGCGTGGCGGGTGAGCTCGAGTGGAACAAGCTGCTACACGTCGATGCCGGAAGCTGGTTTAGCCGCGAGTTTAAAGGCGAGCCGCTGCCGCTGCTGTCGCAAGTGGCGGAGCGCTGTCGTACGCACGGCATGATGGCCAATATCGAAATCAAACCGACCACCGGCACCGGGCCGCTGACCGGCAAAACGGTTGCCCTTGCGGCGCGCGAGCTGTGGGCAGGTATGACGCCGCCGCTGCTCTCATCGTTTGACATTGACGCGTTGGAAGCCGCACAAGAAGCGGCCCCTGAACTGCCACGCGGGCTGTTACTGGATGACTGGCGCGATGACTGGCAGGCATTGACCACACGGTTGGGATGCGTGTCGATTCACGTTTATCACAAGCTGCTGGATGAAGCGCGGGTGAACATGTTGAAAGCGGCGGGGCTGCACATTCTGGTGTACACCGTGAACAAACCCCAGCGGGCATCAGAGTTGCTGCGCTGGGGCGTGGACGCCATCTGTACCGATGTGATTGACGTTATCGGGCCTGACTTCCGCTAAGGCTCTTCGCGGTTAACGAGAAAGCGGCTGCGGGTTAGACGGCGTACTCAACAGGTCGCCGTTCTGAGTCTGCGGTAGCATGTGCTGCTGCGAACTGTTAAGCGTTCTGTCACTGTTGCCGCTTAACATCCCGCCGCTGGTGTTCGGCAGCACCTGCTCCCCCGGCTGGCCGTTCAGCACCCGCTGCTGATTGCTGTTCATCTGCGTTTGCAAATGCTGCTGCTGAACCTGGTTTTGGTTCTGTAGCTGCTGATTCAACATGCCTTTCTGCTGTTGCTGCTGCGTATTCATCTGCGTTTGCATCCGCTGCTGGCTCGGGATCACATACCCTGGCTGGTTGGGGTTGTTGGTGGTGTTGAGTGGCTGTGCTAAAACGGCAAACGGCATTAACGCCGCAAGAAAAATTAACCTGTTCATTGTGTCCTCCTCCCCGAAAGGGGCTTCCCTTAAGTTTACCTCCAATTGCCCATTTCGATGATTTTTTAGGAATTCTGAACCAGGATTAAGCGGGAGCACAACACCCATCACCTGGAGAATAACAATGACAGAAACGCGTTTTTGGCGCGGGGCGGCGATTGCTGCTCTGCTGGCAGGAGGGACGTTCAGCGTGGCGGCGACCGAGCCGTCGCCCGCTGCACCGCCGGTGTCATACGGTGTGGAAGAGGATGTTTTCCACCCAGTGACGGCCCAGAAGGGCATGGTCGCGTCGGTGGATGACACGGCGACGAAAGTCGGCGTAGAGATACTGAAACAGGGCGGGAATGCGGTGGATGCCGCGGTGGCCGTGGGTTACGCGCTGGCGGTCACGCACCCGCAGGCGGGGAACCTCGGTGGCGGTGGTTTTATGCTGTTGCGCACCAAAGACGGGAAAACGACCTCGATCGACTTCCGTGAAATGGCGCCCGCGCAGGCCACCCGCGATATGTTCCTCGACGATCAGGGCAATCCTGACAGCAAAAAATCGCTGACGTCGCACCTGGCATCCGGCACGCCAGGCACCGTGGCCGGTTTCTCGCTGGCGCTGAAAGAGTACGGCACGATGCCGCTCAACAAAGTAGTGCATCCGGCCATCAAGCTCGCGAAAGAGGGTTTTATCGTTAACGATGCGCTGGCGGATGACCTGAAAACCTACGGGTCGGAAGTCATTCCTCAACACGAAAACAGCAAAGCCATCTTCTGGAAAGACGGCGAGCCGCTGAAGAAGGGTGACAAGCTGGTGCAGACCAACCTGGCGAAAAGCCTGGAGATGATTGCTGAGAACGGGCCGGACGCGTTTTATAAAGGCGAGATTGCCGACCAGATTGCCGATGAAATGAAGAAGAACGGCGGGCTGATTAGCAAAGAGGATCTGGCGGATTACAAAGCGGTGGAGCGCGAGCCCATCAGCGGCGACTACCGCGGCTATCAGGTGTTCTCCATGCCGCCGCCGTCTTCCGGGGGCATCCATATCGTTGAAATCCTGAATATCCTCGAAAACTTCGATATGCATAAATACGGCTTTGGCAGTGCTGATGCGATGCAAATCATGGCGGAAGCCGAGAAGCACGCCTACGCCGATCGCTCGGAATACCTCGGCGACCCGGATTTCGTCAAAGTGCCGTGGCAAGCGTTGACCAGCAAGGCTTACGCCAAATCCATTGCTGACGAAATCGATGTCAATAAAGCCAAACCGTCGAGCCAGATCCGTCCGGGGAAACTCGCGCCGTATGAAAGCAACCAGACCACCCATTTCTCGGTGGTGGACAAAGACGGCAACGCGGTGGCGGTGACCTATACCCTCAACACCATCTTCGGCACCGGCATTGTGGCGGGCAATAGCGGCATTCTGATGAATAACCAGATGGACGATTTCTCAGCCAAACCGGGCGTGCCGAACGTGTACGGCCTGGTTGGCGGGGATGCGAACGCCGTCGGGCCGCATAAGCGTCCACTGTCGTCGATGTCGCCAACTATCGTGGTGAAAGACGGGAAAACCTGGCTGGTCACCGGTAGCCCGGGCGGTAGCCGAATTATCACCACCGTGCTGCAAATGGTGGTGAATACTATCGACTTTGGAATGAACGTCGCCGAAGCGACCAACGCGCCGCGTTTCCATCACCAGTGGCTGCCGGATGAGCTGCGGGTCGAAAAAGGCTTTAGCCCGGATACGCTGAAACTGCTGACGGATAAAGGTCAGAAAGTGGCGGTGAAAGAGGCGATGGGCAGCACCCAGAGCATCATGGTCGGCCCGGACGGCACGCTGTACGGTGCGTCGGACCCGCGATCAGTAGATGATTTAACGGCGGGGTACTGATTTTCTTGCCCGGCGGCACTGCGTTTGCCGGACCTACGGTTTTGTAGGCCCGGCAAGCTTAGCGCCGCCGGGCGCATGCCTGACGAATTATTTCATCCGCGCCATAAAATACGCATCCACGTATTCGCCGTTGCGCAGGGCAAAGTTTTTACCGGTGCCTTCCACTTCGAACCCGAATTTGCGATACAGGCTGATGCCTAACGGATTATCAACGAACACCGTCAATTCAATCCGCTCCACCCGCAGCCAGTTATCACACAGATTCACCATCTCACGCAGCAGCGCACTGCCGACGCCCCGGTTCTGGAATTCCGACGCGACACTGATACCAAAGGTGGCAACATGGCTGCGACGCGGATTTTCCATCACGTCCAGCACCAGATGGCCTACCACCCGTTCGTCGATGCAGGCCACGAGCTGGCGTCTGTTGGGTTTACGTGCCACGCGTTCGTGCCACATCTCCATCGAAGGGTGAGGAATTTGTAGCGTCGAGTGATAAACATCCGCATGCGTGTGCATCTGATGTAAAGCGGCTGCGTCGGTGGCATCAACGTGGCGGACGATTATCTCACTCGTACTCATTCCTTTTTCCTTATCCCGTCTGCGGGAAGTGTGTTGTCCCCTTTAACATCTCCGAGTCACAAAAATTCGTCAACCACTGATTTTTATCAAAAAAGGGTAGACAAGTGCGAATGATAATGATTATTATTGCCATGCGTTCAGGGAGACCCCTACGGAGAACCTGAAAGCACGACATTGCTCACATTGCTTCCAGTTTATAGCCAGCCTCGCGCTGGCTTTTTTTTTTGCCCGTCTTATTTGACGCCGTAGCGGCGTTGGCTCGATTTCAGTATGTTAGGGGGTATTCAAAGTCAAAAAGGACTGAGCCATGACCCTACATTGTGCATTTATTGGTTTTGGAAAAAGCACCACCCGTTATCACCTCCCGTACGTTCTTAACCGCAAAGACAGCTGGCACGTGGCGCATATCTATCGTCGCAGCCCGAAGCCGGAAGAGCAGCATCCGCAGTATCAGCATATTCATTTCACCAGCGACCTGAACGAAGTGCTGAACGATCCGCAGGTCAAGCTGGTGGTGGTCTGTACGCATGCCGACAGCCATTTTGATTATGCGAAACGGGCGCTGGAAGCCGGGAAAAACGTGCTGGTGGAAAAACCGTTCACCCCGACGCTGGCTGAGGCCAACACCCTGTTTGCGCTGGCAAAAGAGAAAGGACTGACGGTCACACCGTACCAGAACCGTCGCTTTGATTCCTGCTTCCTGACCGCCAAAAAAGCGATTGAGAGCGGCAAGCTGGGCGAAATCGTGGAAATCGAAAGCCATTTCGATTACTACCGTCCGGTCGCGGAAACCAAACCGGGCCTGCCGCAGGATGGATCGTTTTACGGTCTGGGCGTGCACACCATGGACCAGATAATCTCGCTGTTTGGCCGCCCGAATAACGTCGCCTACGACATCCGCAGCCTGCGCAATAAAGCCAACCCGGACGACACCTTTGAAGCGCAGCTTTTCTACGGCGACCTGAAAGCGATCGTCAAAACCAGCCATCTGGTGAAAATCGATTACCCGAAATTTATCGTCCACGGCACTAACGGTTCGTACCTGAAATACGGTATCGACCAGCAGGAAACCAGCCTCAAGGCCAACATCATGCCAGGCGAACCGGGCTTTGGCGCTGACGACAGTATCGGACACATCGAGTACATGAACGCCGAAGGCGTCAGCGTGCGTGAAGAGGTGAAACCGGAAATCGGCGACTACGGCCGGGTCTACGACGCGCTGTATGACACGCTTAAAAACGGGGCGCCGAATTACGTCAAGGAAACTGAAGTTCTCACCAACCTTGAGATCCTCGAGCGAGCCTTCGAACAGGCTTCTCCTGCCACGATAACCCTCGCGAAATAAGCGGTTTTGGCTCCTCTGAAGTTGTTCAAAAATTTTGAGCAGAGGAGTCAATTTTCACCCACTATCATCCTGAACCGTTCGGGTCCACACTAACTCCATCGAAACGAAAACGGAGTTAGACATCATGATTTTCTTACGCAAAGCAAACGAACGTGGCCATGCAAATCACGGCTGGCTGGATTCATGGCACACCTTCTCGTTCGCCAATTATTACGACGCGAACTTCATGGGCTTCTCTGCGCTTCGCGTCATTAACGACGACGTGATTGATGCCGGTCAGGGCTTCGGCACTCACCCACACAAAGACATGGAAATCCTGACCTACGTGCTGGAAGGGGCCGTGGAGCACGAAGACAGCATGGGCAACAAAGAGCAGGTGCCTGCCGGTGAATTCCAGATCATGAGCGCCGGGACCGGTGTGCGTCACTCGGAGTACAACCCGAGTAAAACGGAAAAATTGCACCTGTATCAAATCTGGATTATCCCGCAGGAAACGGGCATTACGCCGCGCTATGAGCAGCGTCGTTTTGACGCCGAACAGGGCAAACAGCTGGTGCTGTCGCCGGATGCGCGTGACGGTTCCCTGAAAGTGAACCAGGACATGGAACTCTATCGCTGGGCGCTGCTGAAAGACGAGCAGTCGGTGCATCAGATTTCGGCAGATCGCCGGGTGTGGGTCCAGGTCGT
This DNA window, taken from Scandinavium goeteborgense, encodes the following:
- the ugpQ gene encoding glycerophosphodiester phosphodiesterase, with the protein product MSNWPYPRIVAHRGGGKRAPENTLAAIDVGARYGHTMIEFDAKLSKDGQIFLLHDDNLERTSNGWGVAGELEWNKLLHVDAGSWFSREFKGEPLPLLSQVAERCRTHGMMANIEIKPTTGTGPLTGKTVALAARELWAGMTPPLLSSFDIDALEAAQEAAPELPRGLLLDDWRDDWQALTTRLGCVSIHVYHKLLDEARVNMLKAAGLHILVYTVNKPQRASELLRWGVDAICTDVIDVIGPDFR
- a CDS encoding DUF2756 family protein, with protein sequence MNRLIFLAALMPFAVLAQPLNTTNNPNQPGYVIPSQQRMQTQMNTQQQQQKGMLNQQLQNQNQVQQQHLQTQMNSNQQRVLNGQPGEQVLPNTSGGMLSGNSDRTLNSSQQHMLPQTQNGDLLSTPSNPQPLSR
- the ggt gene encoding gamma-glutamyltransferase; protein product: MTETRFWRGAAIAALLAGGTFSVAATEPSPAAPPVSYGVEEDVFHPVTAQKGMVASVDDTATKVGVEILKQGGNAVDAAVAVGYALAVTHPQAGNLGGGGFMLLRTKDGKTTSIDFREMAPAQATRDMFLDDQGNPDSKKSLTSHLASGTPGTVAGFSLALKEYGTMPLNKVVHPAIKLAKEGFIVNDALADDLKTYGSEVIPQHENSKAIFWKDGEPLKKGDKLVQTNLAKSLEMIAENGPDAFYKGEIADQIADEMKKNGGLISKEDLADYKAVEREPISGDYRGYQVFSMPPPSSGGIHIVEILNILENFDMHKYGFGSADAMQIMAEAEKHAYADRSEYLGDPDFVKVPWQALTSKAYAKSIADEIDVNKAKPSSQIRPGKLAPYESNQTTHFSVVDKDGNAVAVTYTLNTIFGTGIVAGNSGILMNNQMDDFSAKPGVPNVYGLVGGDANAVGPHKRPLSSMSPTIVVKDGKTWLVTGSPGGSRIITTVLQMVVNTIDFGMNVAEATNAPRFHHQWLPDELRVEKGFSPDTLKLLTDKGQKVAVKEAMGSTQSIMVGPDGTLYGASDPRSVDDLTAGY
- the yhhY gene encoding N-acetyltransferase, with protein sequence MSTSEIIVRHVDATDAAALHQMHTHADVYHSTLQIPHPSMEMWHERVARKPNRRQLVACIDERVVGHLVLDVMENPRRSHVATFGISVASEFQNRGVGSALLREMVNLCDNWLRVERIELTVFVDNPLGISLYRKFGFEVEGTGKNFALRNGEYVDAYFMARMK
- a CDS encoding oxidoreductase, coding for MTLHCAFIGFGKSTTRYHLPYVLNRKDSWHVAHIYRRSPKPEEQHPQYQHIHFTSDLNEVLNDPQVKLVVVCTHADSHFDYAKRALEAGKNVLVEKPFTPTLAEANTLFALAKEKGLTVTPYQNRRFDSCFLTAKKAIESGKLGEIVEIESHFDYYRPVAETKPGLPQDGSFYGLGVHTMDQIISLFGRPNNVAYDIRSLRNKANPDDTFEAQLFYGDLKAIVKTSHLVKIDYPKFIVHGTNGSYLKYGIDQQETSLKANIMPGEPGFGADDSIGHIEYMNAEGVSVREEVKPEIGDYGRVYDALYDTLKNGAPNYVKETEVLTNLEILERAFEQASPATITLAK
- a CDS encoding pirin family protein, which translates into the protein MIFLRKANERGHANHGWLDSWHTFSFANYYDANFMGFSALRVINDDVIDAGQGFGTHPHKDMEILTYVLEGAVEHEDSMGNKEQVPAGEFQIMSAGTGVRHSEYNPSKTEKLHLYQIWIIPQETGITPRYEQRRFDAEQGKQLVLSPDARDGSLKVNQDMELYRWALLKDEQSVHQISADRRVWVQVVKGEVSINGTKATAADGLAIWDEQAISVHAESNAEILLFDLPPV